In the Channa argus isolate prfri chromosome 6, Channa argus male v1.0, whole genome shotgun sequence genome, GTAGGtttattcatgttttctttcagtaaTGAGAAGATGAAACTGACCACATTCACGTGAACACTATCCAGAAAAACTGCtttgttctctgggccaaagctcatttaaaatgctctGAGGCAAATTGGAAAACTGTTTGTGGTCAAATTAAtctaaatttgaaattctttatgGAAACTATGGATGCCGTGTCTTGTGGACGAAAGAGGAGAGGGCCCATCCAGCTTATTTCACACCGGGCTTTGTCAGATTGATACTgaacacacatattttaaaataagttatgTAAGAAGTCCACCTTTACCAGTAcacagtgtttgtattttcaggCAGATTTTGAATGGGGTTTGGTATGAAATTTTCAGCTACGTTACATAAAGAGGACACTCTCATCTGTTAACTCCTGATTTAAATGGACCAGATGATTTCATGGACACAAGCTTTCCACCAGTTTGATGAAAGGAATAAAAGCTTTTTGCAGATGATTGTGTGTTCTCTGTTATTGTGTTCAGAATATTCAACAGATTAAAACCTATGAAAGTCTCTACACTTTGTTGAAAACCAAAATGTCTTAAAGTGTCATTAGATGTTCAAACAATATGATGCTGAGTCCTCTGAGTCCTGCAGGGCTTCTGGCAGGACCCCACTTGACGTCTTCACCATTCTCACTGTGTTTCTGCTGAACAGAGTCCTTTCATAGTCCATCAGTTGTCTCCAGAAGCCAGCATTGGGGCGGATGAAGGGACGCTGTTGTAGAACAACTTCATGAGCTTGACAGAGACTGAGACCTTTGAACCTGAAGAGAACACGCAGACCAGAACCACTTCAGAGATGTGAACCACAGAGACCAGAAGCACCTCATAGTAGAGAACCACACAGATCAaaagtgcaaatacaaaatcacATCAAACACTAAATGTGGGAGTCAGGGATTTACCTCATTAGGTAGGCCATGATCAGAGCTGGGGATCGACTCCTGCCAGCGTTGCAGTGGACCAGAGTCCCCCCTATTTGGTTTGCATCAATCCTTTCAGACACAGTGTTAAAGTACAGTTTCAGGGGGGCGTGAGGTTTATCTTGGATCGGGACGTGGAGGACCTGCAGGCCATCCAGCTGTGGGTACAAGATGTCCTCCATTCCACTGGCATTAACAACAAGGGTAATGTTCCTGCTGGTCAACACGCTGAGTTTCAGAGCTGAGTCCAGACCACTGAGGAACAGACCAGGACAGACCTGAGAAACTGACATGGCCTCCTGTAACATATTATTACACAGAAATCAATTAAGTTATGCTGCATTTTTCTATAACCAATGATGAAAAGTAAgtaattttacagtacatttttcagtttaaagttacctttattttttactacATGGCTCAAGCAGGATTTTGAGACCAGAGTTTCACttgtatttaagtatttttactGTACCTTCTACTTTAgcctgtattttaatttttcagcagaagcagtgaaattaaatattgatcCTTGAGTGTTGCAAGTAAAGTCAAATGAGCGGGAAATATCTGCTGAAGAaatgaataaagtcaaaaagaaaaactaatgtcagaagtgggattcgaacccacgcctccaggggagactgcgacctgaacgcagcgccttagaccgctcggccatcctgactgTTGTCAGATATGTGACAACAGCACATTACATCCAATATTTAGGGTTACAAAAGTATTAACCTCTTGTCATCAGTGTACCTGAGAGAATCGG is a window encoding:
- the LOC137128371 gene encoding dual specificity protein phosphatase 14 isoform X1; this translates as MLQEAMSVSQVCPGLFLSGLDSALKLSVLTSRNITLVVNASGMEDILYPQLDGLQVLHVPIQDKPHAPLKLYFNTVSERIDANQIGGTLVHCNAGRSRSPALIMAYLMRFKGLSLCQAHEVVLQQRPFIRPNAGFWRQLMDYERTLFSRNTVRMVKTSSGVLPEALQDSEDSASYCLNI
- the LOC137128371 gene encoding dual specificity protein phosphatase 14 isoform X2, which produces MSVSQVCPGLFLSGLDSALKLSVLTSRNITLVVNASGMEDILYPQLDGLQVLHVPIQDKPHAPLKLYFNTVSERIDANQIGGTLVHCNAGRSRSPALIMAYLMRFKGLSLCQAHEVVLQQRPFIRPNAGFWRQLMDYERTLFSRNTVRMVKTSSGVLPEALQDSEDSASYCLNI